The genomic region aaaaaaaacgttatcattattcacgatcaatattatcttaaatgttatttttgtcgatcgttttcccgcctaaataataatattcatcacgaagtgtcttttttaattgttcatattttcgtgtgatcttgattcctgaaaaaaaaaccaaaaaaatgaaagaaaaaaaaaatttgctcccccgcttcccccgattggtaacttccccattgatcatgcctaaatatatatatatatatatatatatatatatatatatatatatatatatatatatatatatatatatatatatatcactattcactatatacattaaaagagagtttcgattagctaataaatgttttcaaaacccccttaattaccattagattagaaaattacattataataATCTTTGATCCAACAGTCATTAATCATCCGCTAAAAAAATTACTAGTAGCTAATAAATTAATTTTACATAACTCCATCCCTAAAATACCATTACAATTATAAAATCACGGTGATGACACATAGAAAATAGGGTTGTTTCACAATTTCCTTCATTCATTCCGTTCAAACTACAGAAAAAAACCTAATTTTCTCCCCAAAATCATAGTCGCCTCAATAGATCATACTCGTTTTCATCACTGTATTGATCATAAATCTGATATTCTCCATCGCTGTTTTCAGCATCTTGGGTGCCTCCACCGTATGGAAAGCTACCAAACAGATCTTGTAAGTAGTTCTTTGATATATTATCCTCTTCGTTTAGATCTATGCAACTTATAGGAAATCTCAAGCAAATATTATTTAGTAAAATTAATAATGTAAATAGACATCGGGTCACAACCCTTATGTTCATCGATAAAAAAAAACCTCAAACTTTTTGAAGTTCTGATTCAGGGTTCACCTGGTCAAGTTATTGGTACGTGAGCATCATGAACCGAATGACATTTTTTTAGTCTCGAGGGGTTTTAGAATAAAAAGTTATTACTCGAATTATACGAAAATAAAGTTAGTCGGCGCCTTTAGGTATGTTAATGGGCTTCGCCCTGTTATGAGCTATTCTGACCAATAGGTGTTTTGTAGTGATGATTAATGTGATAATGTTATGTTTTACTCATGTACTCCAATTCACCTTTTTAGGTTTGACAAAGAAAAAAACTCATGTACTCCAATTCATTTTCAATATCAGCTTATACATTAACtaagaatatagttttcaaaatggGTGGGTCGGGCAAGTTAGATAACGGGTCATAACGTGTTATCATTATCTAAAAAACTTAAGATGATAAGACATGGTTCCAGAAACTATTCAATAGCATTGAAAATATGGTTCGTCCCAAATTTGACAGACTAAAATGTGTCATTTTGGTGTAGGTTGAAATAAGTTGGCTAGATTTGGTTTATTCATTTGTTGAAGTTTGTTATATGATATTAAGCTTTACAACTCTAATTCTGGCCTCAGTGGCTGTACGATTCATTTTGCATGAGAATTTGAAAATAGCTGAAGTAGCAGGTTCGGTTTTACAATAAAACATTCAAACTTgtttatatttaatacttatatagaAAGGTTCCGTATGTTTGGTACATCTCTTTGCCTTAGTGGGGTAATTTGGGATTAGTTGCATAGCAAACCTAGAAGATATAATATGGACTTCTTCCTCCAACGACGGAGGTTTATTTTAGGATACACCTCTTAATCTTCATCTTCTGCATTGCTGAATACGCCTATCTACCTTTTGCATTTTTCTAATTTTCTTTTTAGTCAAATCCCCTTCGTCAAAAACACATAAGAGAAATAGAATACTCAATCTTCTTTCAATACTTCAAAATTCAATTTAATTCAATTTTTTTTGTACGGACATGGCTGCAGGTCTTCGAATAGTAGAAGATATCTTCAAAGATTATAGCAGTCGCCGTTCCGGCATCGTTCGTGCCCTAACTCATGGTACTACTTATAAATTTCtttattaaacctaaccctaattttaaTCCATAAAAAATCCCTCTTTTTGTTTCAAGTTACTTACTTTCGAATCCATGTTTTAATTTGATTTACTCAGATGTCGATGACTTCTATGGACTTTGTAATCCAGGTATACTTTCTTTCAATTCGAGAGTTTTAGGCTTTTTATTTACTTTTCTTCTTTAGATACATTCTGTTGCCGTTTTGTTTGTTTTTGTGTTGCGTATGTTATCTTAATGCTATAACATCATAAACCAAAAAAATTAGGTCAGCTATTGTTACGCACAAATAGGTATGTATGAATTTACGAATTTTGTTTTTTAGTCAAATTGCTTTATTCGTGAGTCAAGACAGTCAACTTTAATGTGTTAAATTCAAGATTTTTTGGGATTAAACTTGTTAATTGAATTGAATTCGTGTTCAAACCCTTGTATGCAAAGAGTATCTGTTGTAAATATGATATAGTATCACAATTGCAATACACAAATTAGCTTAATCATgttaattaaatgttttaaaagaaAGTTGTTCTGTCAATGAACTTTTTTTTTTATTGGGAGTGAAAATTGTTAACATGTGAAGCATATGATGAATATAATCATGATCTTACGCAGTTTAATGTCTTTGCAAATAACTTGAAATttttaacttaaaattaaactttTCAATGTTGGTTAAAATTCTttctataaattaatactttttagtgtatgttttttgtgttttcagacaAAGACAACCTGTGTCTGTATGGACACCCAATTGAAAACTGGCAAGTTACTCTTCATGCGGAGGAGGTTCCACCGGAACTTCCTGAACCAGCGCTTGGAATCAATTTCGCAAGAGATGGTATGAACCGTAAAGACTGGTTCTCTTTGGTTGCAGTTCAGAGTGATTATTGGTTGCTTTCTGTTGCGTTTTATCTTGGTGCCCATTTGAATCGAAGTGAAAGGTGATTTGATTTTTTATTTACTATTGATGTACATTGGTTCAGTCTCTCTCCATTCACTTATGCAGGTTTTTATCCTTTTGTGTAGTTCTTTTCGTATCGCTTCGTAATTTTGTAATTTTTGAAAAGACGCATCTCTTCCCTGACGTCAAACCAACAAAAAATAAGGGCTTTATAACTGCTATTCTTCTTCACCAATCACGCTTCCTCTTTGACAGCCGGTGAAAAAAAGGAAAAATTAGGTATACAAATACACGGTTGTTGATTATCATCTTTCATAGTTGGATTAATATTTTGTGGGAGGCAATCTCCTGGAGGACATAATGTTGTATGGGGCCTACATGAAGCTCTCAAACTTCACAATTCTAAAAGTATTTTGGTTGGATTTCTCAGTAAGTAATGTTTGTTTTTGTTTTATTTGTTTTATACTTGTGAATATGTTATAGTCTCACGATTGagaaatcataaaaataattatttaatggaTGTCATTAGGTGGTTCTGAAGTTTATTTACTCAACGGACACTTGAAATCACAGCCGATGTTCTTGCTACCTACAAAAATCAAGGTATATTGCAAGAAAAAagatttatgattttttttttttcctttttgaaGTAAGTTAGCTACAGGTGGCAAAATGGGTTGGTCTGGTGGGGTTGTTAATGGCTCACAGTGTTGATTTTTGACAGGGGCCATGTTGTGTTGACCCAAAACACTTTTTATCTGAACCTTTCCATAATTTGTGAAATGATATATAAGTTTATGGGATACACTACCACCTGTCATAATGCTTTATGACTGTTTGAGTGATCTTTAGGTGGTAACGACTTATTGGGTCGAACAAAAGACCAAATTAGAACAACAGAACAAGTCAATTCTGCAATGAACACGTGTAAGGCGTTGAAGTTAGATGGACTTGTCATTATTGGAGGTATGCAACAGCTAAAATTGTGTGATAGTGTTCAACTGTTCATCATTAGACTTCTTGTTTTTATAGTTAATAAATTTCACATTTTGTTTATTAAAATCAAAGTGGTAACATCAAATACAGATGCAACCCGTCTTGCTGAGACGTTTTCTCAAGCAAAATGCTCTACAAAGGTACATAAATGTGGCCTTATGGCTAAGTGTAGTTTATTGTAATTGTAATGATATTTATATTGAAGTTGAAAGTATTTATTAATTCATATAGATGTTTTTGGTTTTGTGCCGCTTTAACATTGGTTGAAATTGCAGCTTAAAACATTCAAAAAGTCAAAACATTCACTTATCCTATGATGTTCTTTTTTAGTTTTTAGGGGATAGAAATGGTCGTAAAGAAGAATTGGCTTACAACTGTCTCATCAAGTTGAAGTAAGGCGGGAATCAAATATTCAGCTAAAGGCTACTACAAGAGATAATAAGTATCATTCGTTGTCTGCCATTGGAATGCTTGAATCTAATGATGGTGATGGCATGATGAAAGATAAGTTGTATGATCTAACCGCGAGTCCTCGATGTGTGCATCCACTATCTTTTtgcctttatttttatttttattttttcctaGCTTAAATCTTAAATAAAAAGGAATTTTCCTTTTTCATTTGCAATCCAATTTTTGCGTTTCTGTTGGCAAATATTATGATTATGTAATATTTGATTTTATGTTCCTTTTTGTATTTGTTTCAGGTTGTGGTCACAAAATGGGCAGTTGGACAAGTTGTGTAAGTCATTGAAATGAGACCGGTGGAAATGAGTCAGGGTTGAAATCGTCATTTTTTAGTTGGACAAGTTTTGTAAGTCATTGAAATGAGACCGGTGGAAATGAGTCAGGGTTGAAATCGTCATTTTTTAGTAGCAGCAGTTGAAATGGGTCGGGTAAGTTTGGTTGGCTAGAACTCTTTTTGAGATGTTTGTCATTTTTCCGTCTTGCTTTTATCCTTTTGATAATTTAACCACTCTACACTGCTCAATGTTGATCCTTTATTTGTCTAGAATACAAATTAATCTTAAGCTATTTGTCATTGAGCAGTCGTGATCTAGATATTCAATCGGTAGGAAATGAAGTCTCAAAGGGGTTTCAACTTTCTGCTTTAATATTAAGCAACTGATCTAGATCATGTTGGAAATGAATTAGATGAATAAGACATCACGTTTTACTACGAGATTAATGTTTGTGGCTTTGTGCAGGGATCAACTTTACTAAGTGTCAAAATGGTTTTGCTTGACATGAATATCCACGATGGGGAAAGGGATCAAGGATTGCTTAAGAAAGTATTTGACGAAAAATGCATATAACAATTTCCAACATTGCCAATCCCTTTTTCAACCATTTCGTGTGTTTACAATCCTTGCTATGTAATTTGTATAAATGTTATTTGCGATTTTAGTAATAGCCATGGATATAAGAAGCATGACCATGTAAATGCCTATAGCATTgcaatcatgttatgggaatacaTTGTCAATCTTCAAGTTGTCATGTAAATGGCTATAGCATTGCTATGTAACACATTTAATCTGGTGTTGACCGAATACATTTTTCTTAATCTGAATTGTTCAAGTCACAACATTTTCCTACACCATACTTTTCATCTTACATTgtgatgacaaaaaaaaaaaaaaaacaagttatGACACATTACATTTGTCATGTAGCATATACatcatattacaaaaattattaatatgtaTTTACTTCTTTCAATAAAATGAATAAACAATCATTGCAGACATGCGTATTTGACTACAAAAAATGGATTAAACCAATCATATTGGACGACAATGGGAATGATTCAAATACCACCAAGAATGTTGTTTATAAGAAAGTCTTGAGACGTATTTGACTCAGATGTAAATGTTCTAtggttaaatatattttgaatattttTTGTACTTCTGTAACTATATATACTTATAGTACAAACTAAATTCATTTTGACAACTGATATAAGCTCAATTGATAAAAAAGATTAACGTTGAGAGTTAATGGTTTAAGGTTTAGGAATTGctatttagggtttacggtttatggtttacaatttaggatttagggttaagATTTTAGAATTAATGCTTCAGGGTTTAATgtatagggtttacggtttagtgttaagggtttagagtttagggttaagggtttagagtttagggtttagtttttagaatttatggtatagagtttagggttttatggtttatagtttagggtttagtgtttagggtttagatatagggtttaaagtttagggtttagtatatagggtttagtgtatagggttttggttttagattttagggtttagggtttagattttagaatttttggtttagagtttagggtttagtatgtAGGGTTAAGGGTTAGTGGTTTAGGATTAAGGGTTtgaggtttagatatagggtttagggtttaatgtttagtgtatagggtttagggtttagtgtttaggattaagggtttagggtttagatatagggtttagggtttagagtttagtgtatagggtttagtgtttagggtttagtgtttagggtttatggtttagactttaagatttaaggtttagattttaaaatttatggtttatggtttagggtatagggtatagggtttggggcttagggtttagtttttataatttatggtttagagtatacatatagggtttagggtttagtgtataggatttagggtttagagtttatagtttagtgtatagggtttagggtatatggtttagggtttagagtttagggtttagggtttagggtttagattttagaatttaaggtttagggtttagggtatatggtttagaattaaggtttagtgtatagggtttagggtttagtgtgtagggtaaagggttggtggtttagggtttcgatatagggtttaaggtttaaagttagtgtatagggtttaagcTTAATGGATAAAAAGGATTAACGTTGAAAGTTAATGGTTTAAGGTTTAGGAATTGctatttagggtttacggtttatggCTTAcagtttaagatttagggtttagggttaagattCTAGAATTTatgatttatggtttagggtttaggttttagtgtatatggtttacggtttagtgtttagggtttagggttaacggttttgggtttagagtttagactttagagtttagggtttagtttttagattttATGGTATAAAGTtttgggtttagagtttagggttttatggtttatggtttagtgtttggggtttagatatagggttggtttagtgtatagggtttaggttttagagtttaaggtttagattttagaatttatggtttagggtatagggtatagggtttagggtttagtgtgtagggttaagggttggtggtttaaggtttaaggttgatttagggtttagggtttagatatagggtttagagtttagtgtatagggtttagagtttatggtttacacTTTAAGGTTTAAAGTTTAGATTTTAGAATGTATGTTTAGGGTATAtaatttagggcttagggtttagtttttacaatttatggtttagagtatagatatagagtttagggtttagtgtataagatttagggtttaaggtttagtgtatagggtttagggtatatggtttagagtgtagggtttagggtttagtgtttaaggtttagattttagaatttaaggtttagggtttagggtatatggtttagggtttagagttcagggtttagggtttagtgtgtagggtaaagggttggtggtttagggtttaggagtggtttaaggtttatggtttagggtttagatatagggtttaaggtttagagtttagtgtatagggtttagggatTCGGTTATAATTAAGAAATTACAAATATTGTAATAATTTAATCTAACTACATTTACATGAGTCAAATATAActaatatgtatttttttataaaatttgcAGAAAGAAGATAAAAAACAAAGAAGAGATAAGCAGTTATGAAACACCGCTATAAAAACAGGTTCCAATTGTTAGAATGACAATAGTAATTGTCAATTTTAAACTGTTATAATTAACttacaattatatttttttttaattgtagACGTATTTCACTAAGATGGAAGAAAACGTTATACAACTGAACAAAGATATACAACTAAAAAACGAACTACTACAAAAGGTACTTTTTAATACATGTTCACCAAAAAATAGAAAATATACGAATTTATGACTTTCAATTCTCAATCCATTTACAATTACATTGCTAAAGTATTATATCACATTTACAGATTGCCAGTAACCAAAACCTCAATCGTGGTACatcttaatttaatataatttatatactt from Rutidosis leptorrhynchoides isolate AG116_Rl617_1_P2 chromosome 9, CSIRO_AGI_Rlap_v1, whole genome shotgun sequence harbors:
- the LOC139866301 gene encoding PHD finger protein ALFIN-LIKE 2-like, producing MESYQTDLVEISWLDLVYSFVEVCYMILSFTTLILASVAVRFILHENLKIAEVAGLRIVEDIFKDYSSRRSGIVRALTHDVDDFYGLCNPDKDNLCLYGHPIENWQVTLHAEEVPPELPEPALGINFARDGMNRKDWFSLVAVQSDYWLLSVAFYLGAHLNRSESSFRIAS